In Brucella melitensis bv. 1 str. 16M, a genomic segment contains:
- the phoB gene encoding phosphate regulon transcriptional regulator PhoB → MSQVPRIAVVEDEEALSVLLRYNLEAEGYQVDTMLRGDEAEIALRESVPDLLILDWMLPGVSGIELCRRLRQRPETERLPIIMLTARGEESERVRGLSVGADDYVVKPFSTPELLARVKAMLRRANPSILSHVLKVGDLLLDRQQHRVYRKEKEVHLGPTEFRLLEYFMMSPGRVFSRSQLLDGVWGPDIYVDDRTVDVHVGRLRKAINVGRAADSIRTVRGAGYSFG, encoded by the coding sequence ATGTCCCAAGTACCCCGAATTGCTGTGGTTGAAGACGAAGAAGCACTGAGCGTGCTGCTGCGCTATAATCTCGAAGCTGAGGGCTATCAGGTCGATACGATGTTGCGCGGGGATGAAGCCGAAATCGCGCTGCGTGAAAGCGTGCCCGATCTTCTGATCCTGGACTGGATGCTGCCGGGCGTCTCCGGCATCGAGCTTTGCCGCCGCCTGCGGCAAAGACCGGAAACGGAACGCCTGCCGATCATCATGCTGACGGCGCGCGGCGAGGAGAGCGAGCGTGTACGGGGCCTGAGTGTCGGCGCGGATGATTATGTGGTGAAGCCTTTCTCCACGCCGGAGCTGCTTGCCCGCGTCAAGGCGATGCTGCGCCGCGCGAACCCCAGCATCCTGTCCCATGTGCTGAAGGTCGGCGACCTTTTGCTGGACCGCCAGCAGCACCGCGTCTATCGGAAGGAAAAGGAAGTCCACCTTGGCCCGACGGAATTCCGTCTGCTCGAATATTTCATGATGTCGCCGGGCCGCGTTTTCTCGCGCAGCCAGCTTCTGGATGGTGTCTGGGGGCCGGATATCTACGTCGATGACCGCACGGTAGACGTCCATGTGGGCCGTCTGCGCAAGGCCATCAATGTCGGCCGCGCCGCCGATTCGATCCGCACCGTACGCGGCGCGGGATATTCGTTCGGCTGA
- a CDS encoding lysophospholipid acyltransferase family protein, translating into MIGTIRIFLVVAAMVALSLSLIPFQYLFLKLKNGWKRRLPNFFHRIVARLFGFRIRTVGKLHEGCPLLLVSNHTSWSDIVVLSAVGQVSFIAKSEVRDWPVFGMFAVLQRTVFVERARRGKTVHQTSEIANRLIAGDAMVLFAEGTTSDGNRVLPFKTALFGAAHAAIREAGVAEVAVQPVAIAYTRVHGMAMGRYFRPLVSWPGDVELMPHLNGILREGAIDVEVRFGEPVFVTAETDRKALARTMENRVRALLQSALLGREIPEA; encoded by the coding sequence ATGATCGGTACGATCAGGATATTTCTGGTCGTCGCGGCCATGGTTGCGCTCAGCCTGTCGCTGATCCCGTTTCAATATCTGTTCCTGAAACTGAAAAATGGCTGGAAGCGCCGCCTGCCCAATTTCTTCCACCGCATTGTTGCGCGCCTGTTCGGCTTTCGCATAAGAACGGTCGGTAAATTGCACGAGGGCTGCCCGCTTCTCCTTGTTTCCAATCATACGTCATGGAGTGATATCGTCGTGCTTTCGGCGGTGGGGCAGGTGTCGTTCATTGCTAAGTCCGAGGTGCGGGACTGGCCGGTTTTCGGCATGTTTGCCGTTTTGCAGCGCACGGTTTTCGTGGAGCGCGCGCGGCGCGGCAAAACCGTGCACCAGACCTCCGAAATCGCCAACAGGCTGATCGCGGGCGATGCAATGGTGCTTTTTGCCGAAGGCACCACATCGGACGGCAACCGGGTGCTGCCGTTCAAGACTGCGCTTTTCGGCGCTGCCCATGCCGCCATCCGTGAGGCGGGTGTCGCGGAGGTCGCGGTGCAGCCGGTGGCGATTGCCTATACCCGCGTGCATGGCATGGCGATGGGGCGTTATTTCCGCCCGCTGGTATCATGGCCGGGCGATGTCGAACTGATGCCGCACCTGAACGGCATCTTGCGTGAAGGCGCGATCGATGTGGAAGTGCGCTTCGGCGAACCTGTTTTCGTCACGGCGGAAACGGACCGCAAGGCGCTTGCCCGCACGATGGAAAATCGGGTGAGGGCGCTTTTGCAAAGCGCGCTTCTGGGGCGCGAAATCCCGGAGGCTTGA
- the rimI gene encoding ribosomal protein S18-alanine N-acetyltransferase → MMGFPFGRFRRRPVSIEPLGAQDSHAIQRIHAVAFHHGWSSDDFRSLIAQDTIFGFIARPQGKPNEACGFVLARLVAGEAEILTIAVSRDVQRQGVGRMLMDGVLRHLYQERAETLFLEVDEANIAAQALYRRLGFQKVGDRPAYYETANGRSAALILRRDLKRAQ, encoded by the coding sequence ATGATGGGCTTTCCGTTCGGCCGCTTTCGCCGCAGACCGGTTTCCATTGAGCCGCTTGGCGCGCAGGACAGCCACGCCATCCAGCGTATTCACGCCGTAGCTTTCCATCATGGCTGGAGTTCGGATGATTTTCGGTCGCTGATTGCGCAGGATACCATCTTCGGTTTTATCGCGCGGCCGCAGGGAAAGCCGAATGAAGCCTGCGGTTTCGTGCTGGCGCGCCTCGTGGCGGGAGAAGCGGAAATCCTGACCATTGCGGTTTCGCGCGATGTGCAGCGGCAGGGTGTCGGGCGTATGCTGATGGATGGGGTGCTGCGCCATCTTTATCAGGAACGTGCCGAAACGCTGTTTCTGGAAGTGGACGAGGCCAACATCGCGGCACAGGCGCTTTATCGCCGCCTCGGCTTCCAGAAAGTCGGCGACCGCCCCGCCTATTATGAAACGGCGAATGGCCGCTCTGCGGCGCTTATCCTGCGGCGCGACCTGAAGAGGGCGCAATGA
- the pstC gene encoding phosphate ABC transporter permease subunit PstC, translated as MSFFLVLVSVIAIGLIGFFIGRQRAVVLDKAQFAAASGPAGEKMHSRPHYHGWWVFLVSALPALLFLAIWAVGTSVYLDHSAAARLPVEVEGSYTNRSLQLGMVRGLANGLEHLTPAELENFPASYHDARAALAAKGVALATEGQDYMVPIALYLKKTMALTHTIGSALALVIAVAGLIFGLSTINRRMRARNNVERIVLWGLIAASGIAILTTVGIICSMLFQTISFFQSVSPWEFFFGTVWDPRFAAAGSGGQVGQFGLIPLLAGTLYIALVAMLFAVPVGLFSAIYMAEYASPRVRTVVKPVLELLAGIPSIVYGFFALVTVGPFLRDLAIAIAGGQGFIMAQSVLTAGLVMGVMLIPFVSSLSDDIITAVPRALRDGSLGLGATRSETIRRVVLPAALPGIVGALLMTASRAIGETMIVVLAAGVAARININPFEAMTTITVKIVNQLTGDLEFNSPQTLVAFALGITLFVLTLIMNIFALHIVRKYREQYE; from the coding sequence ATGTCCTTCTTTCTGGTTCTCGTCAGTGTCATTGCAATCGGGCTGATCGGATTCTTCATTGGCCGTCAGCGCGCCGTTGTGCTGGACAAGGCGCAGTTTGCGGCTGCCTCCGGGCCGGCTGGCGAAAAAATGCATTCCCGCCCGCATTATCACGGCTGGTGGGTTTTCCTCGTTTCCGCCCTGCCTGCATTGCTTTTCCTTGCGATCTGGGCTGTCGGCACTTCGGTCTATCTCGACCATAGTGCTGCCGCCCGCCTACCGGTTGAAGTGGAAGGATCCTACACCAATCGCAGCCTCCAGCTTGGCATGGTGCGCGGTCTCGCCAACGGGCTTGAGCACCTGACACCGGCTGAACTGGAAAATTTCCCCGCTTCCTATCACGATGCTCGCGCGGCCCTGGCTGCCAAGGGGGTGGCGCTCGCCACCGAAGGCCAGGACTATATGGTCCCGATCGCCCTCTATCTGAAAAAGACGATGGCGCTCACCCATACGATTGGCTCCGCCCTGGCGCTGGTGATCGCCGTGGCTGGCCTCATCTTCGGCCTGTCCACGATCAATCGCCGGATGCGTGCGCGCAACAATGTCGAGCGCATCGTGCTCTGGGGCCTCATTGCCGCATCGGGCATCGCCATTTTGACGACGGTTGGCATCATCTGCTCGATGCTTTTCCAGACCATCAGTTTCTTCCAGTCGGTTTCCCCGTGGGAATTCTTCTTCGGCACCGTTTGGGATCCGCGCTTTGCCGCTGCCGGTTCGGGTGGACAGGTAGGTCAGTTCGGCCTGATCCCGCTTCTGGCCGGCACACTCTATATCGCCCTTGTGGCCATGCTTTTCGCGGTGCCGGTCGGCCTGTTCTCGGCTATCTATATGGCGGAATATGCCTCGCCGCGGGTGCGCACCGTGGTGAAGCCGGTTCTGGAGCTTCTGGCTGGCATTCCCAGCATTGTTTACGGCTTCTTCGCGCTGGTGACGGTTGGGCCTTTCCTGCGCGATCTCGCGATTGCCATTGCAGGCGGTCAGGGCTTCATCATGGCGCAGAGCGTTTTGACGGCCGGTCTCGTCATGGGCGTCATGCTCATTCCCTTCGTCTCGTCGCTTTCCGACGATATCATCACCGCCGTTCCCCGCGCGCTGCGCGACGGGTCGCTCGGCCTTGGCGCGACACGTTCCGAAACGATCAGGCGCGTGGTTCTTCCGGCAGCCCTTCCGGGTATCGTGGGCGCGCTCCTGATGACTGCTTCCCGCGCCATCGGCGAAACCATGATCGTGGTTCTGGCGGCCGGTGTGGCGGCGCGCATCAATATCAATCCTTTCGAGGCGATGACCACCATCACGGTGAAGATCGTCAACCAGCTTACCGGCGATCTTGAGTTCAATTCGCCGCAGACGCTGGTGGCCTTCGCGCTTGGCATCACGCTTTTCGTTCTGACGCTGATCATGAACATCTTTGCGCTGCATATCGTGCGCAAGTACCGGGAGCAGTACGAATAA
- a CDS encoding aminopeptidase: MAHDKHNSAVDPVKLERLAEVAVRVGLQLREGQDLVITVPVVALPLVRLIARHAYKAGAGLVTPFFADDAITLARYANAPDESFDRAADWLYEGMAKAYSGGAARLAIAADNPMLLSTQDAGKVSRANRANSRAYQPALEKIAGFDINWNIVSYPNPDWAMLVFPGEPEEVATRKLAEAIFAASRVDVEDPIGAWAAHNAALRTRTRFLNGKAFSALHFKGPGTDLTVGLADGHEWHGGACTGKNGITCNPNIPTEEVFTTPHALRVDGHVTSTKPLSHQGTLIENIAVRFEGGRIVEARASRGEEVLSKVLDTDEGACRLGEVALVPHSSPISQSGLLFYNTLFDENAASHIALGQCYSKCFVDGATLTPEEIRARGGNSSLIHIDWMIGSGEIDVDGINADGSREPVMRKGEWAS, from the coding sequence ATGGCTCATGATAAGCACAATTCCGCCGTCGATCCGGTCAAACTAGAGCGACTGGCGGAAGTCGCAGTCCGCGTTGGCTTGCAGCTTCGTGAAGGGCAGGATCTGGTGATTACCGTGCCGGTTGTCGCCCTGCCGCTGGTGCGCCTCATTGCCCGACATGCCTACAAGGCCGGAGCGGGGCTGGTGACGCCTTTCTTCGCCGATGATGCGATAACGCTTGCCCGTTATGCCAATGCCCCCGATGAGAGCTTCGACCGTGCCGCAGACTGGCTCTATGAAGGCATGGCGAAAGCCTATTCCGGCGGCGCTGCCCGTCTGGCGATAGCGGCGGATAATCCAATGCTGCTTTCCACGCAGGATGCAGGCAAGGTCTCACGCGCCAACCGCGCCAATTCGCGCGCCTACCAGCCCGCGCTGGAAAAGATCGCCGGTTTCGACATCAACTGGAATATCGTGTCCTACCCCAACCCGGATTGGGCCATGCTCGTCTTTCCCGGCGAGCCGGAGGAGGTCGCTACCCGCAAATTGGCCGAGGCGATCTTTGCCGCCTCGCGTGTCGATGTGGAGGATCCGATCGGGGCCTGGGCGGCGCATAATGCGGCGCTTCGCACACGCACGCGGTTCCTGAACGGCAAGGCATTCAGCGCGCTCCACTTCAAGGGGCCGGGCACCGATCTGACGGTCGGGCTTGCCGATGGTCATGAATGGCATGGCGGGGCATGCACTGGCAAGAACGGCATCACCTGCAATCCCAATATTCCGACGGAAGAAGTGTTCACCACGCCCCATGCACTGCGCGTGGACGGCCATGTGACAAGCACCAAGCCGCTCTCGCATCAGGGCACCCTGATTGAAAACATTGCTGTGCGGTTTGAAGGCGGGCGTATCGTGGAAGCCAGGGCAAGCCGTGGCGAGGAAGTGCTTTCCAAAGTGCTGGATACCGACGAGGGCGCATGCCGGCTGGGCGAAGTGGCGCTGGTGCCGCATTCCTCGCCGATCTCGCAAAGCGGGCTTTTGTTCTACAACACGCTGTTTGATGAAAATGCGGCAAGCCATATTGCGCTTGGCCAATGCTATTCCAAATGCTTCGTCGATGGCGCGACTCTCACGCCGGAAGAGATCAGGGCGCGAGGCGGCAATTCGAGCCTCATTCACATCGACTGGATGATTGGTTCGGGTGAAATCGACGTGGATGGCATCAATGCGGATGGAAGCCGCGAGCCTGTCATGCGCAAGGGCGAATGGGCCAGCTAA
- the tsaB gene encoding tRNA (adenosine(37)-N6)-threonylcarbamoyltransferase complex dimerization subunit type 1 TsaB has protein sequence MKILALDTAASWCAAAVYDSDSGAMLAYVSENIGKGHAEVLMDYVGQAMREAQIPLREIERIAINIGPGSFTGVRIGVSAARGFALALGVPAIGITAFEALAAEIQAQMPEKPVLVLLDAHRGEIYAQGFDAKGVAQSAPLVVSREEAEKLAAAQAENTVLTGSAALSINEALGGRFALVLPEPTAPIGTYARLAGLRAPGDAPKPLYMRGPDAKPQLGFALPRRQGGE, from the coding sequence ATGAAAATACTTGCCCTCGATACTGCCGCTTCCTGGTGCGCCGCCGCCGTCTATGATTCCGACAGCGGTGCTATGCTTGCCTATGTGAGCGAGAATATTGGCAAGGGCCATGCCGAAGTGCTGATGGATTATGTCGGCCAAGCCATGCGCGAGGCGCAAATTCCGCTGCGCGAAATTGAGCGTATCGCCATCAATATCGGGCCGGGTTCGTTTACCGGTGTCCGTATCGGTGTTTCGGCAGCGCGTGGTTTTGCGCTGGCGCTGGGTGTGCCCGCCATCGGGATCACCGCTTTCGAGGCGCTTGCCGCTGAAATACAGGCACAAATGCCAGAAAAGCCGGTCCTCGTTCTGCTCGATGCGCATCGCGGTGAAATCTATGCGCAGGGTTTCGATGCGAAAGGTGTTGCACAATCCGCGCCACTGGTTGTGTCGCGGGAGGAGGCCGAAAAGCTTGCAGCCGCACAAGCGGAGAACACGGTTCTTACAGGCTCGGCTGCGCTATCGATCAATGAGGCGCTGGGTGGACGGTTTGCGCTTGTCTTGCCGGAGCCGACAGCCCCGATCGGCACTTATGCGCGTCTGGCGGGCCTGCGGGCGCCGGGCGATGCGCCAAAGCCGCTTTATATGCGCGGACCCGATGCAAAGCCGCAGCTTGGTTTTGCCTTGCCACGCCGGCAGGGCGGAGAATAA
- the pstA gene encoding phosphate ABC transporter permease PstA yields the protein MTDTTLNAAAAQPPRRDIGLKRRYAAERRFRLYGILAIAVGVFFLCALLFSVFSKGYTAFWQTTLYLPVKLEQQVIDPGNKHETDPNVLIAANYPLLVRNALAEKLGVARTDRPAMRDIGRFYSDGVRVQLRKMVMDDPSLIGTTQTIPVLAGADIDSAFKGQIDLSVPETNRKVSDRQVGWMKTLSDEGIMKQAFNTGLFTFGASSRPETSGLGVALVGSLYMMLIVLGLSLPIGVAASIYLEEFARKNRFTDMIEVNINNLAAVPSIVFGLLGLAVFINFFGLPRSASLVGGLVLTLMTLPTIIIATRAALRAVPPSIRSAALGLGASKTQMVFHHVLPLAAPGILTGTIIGLAHALGETAPLLLIGMVAFVADVPATPMDPSTARPVQIYMWANEAERAFVERTSGAIIVLLLFLAVMNIAAIILRRRFERRW from the coding sequence ATGACCGATACGACCTTAAACGCGGCCGCTGCACAGCCGCCGCGCCGCGATATCGGGCTGAAACGCCGCTATGCCGCCGAACGCCGTTTTCGCCTCTATGGCATTCTGGCAATCGCTGTCGGTGTGTTTTTCCTTTGCGCGCTTCTGTTCTCGGTCTTTTCCAAGGGCTACACCGCCTTCTGGCAGACGACGCTCTATCTTCCGGTAAAGCTGGAACAGCAGGTAATTGATCCCGGCAACAAGCATGAGACCGATCCCAATGTGCTGATCGCCGCCAATTATCCGCTTCTGGTGCGCAATGCGCTGGCTGAAAAGCTGGGAGTTGCCAGAACGGATCGTCCGGCCATGCGCGACATTGGCCGTTTCTATTCGGATGGCGTGCGCGTTCAGCTTCGTAAGATGGTGATGGACGATCCCTCACTTATCGGCACGACGCAGACCATTCCGGTTCTGGCGGGCGCGGATATCGATTCCGCCTTCAAGGGACAGATCGACCTTTCCGTGCCGGAAACGAACCGCAAGGTCTCCGACCGTCAGGTTGGCTGGATGAAGACGCTTTCAGATGAAGGCATCATGAAGCAGGCTTTCAATACCGGTCTCTTCACTTTCGGTGCGTCGAGCCGCCCGGAAACCTCCGGCCTCGGCGTCGCCCTTGTCGGCTCGCTCTATATGATGCTGATCGTGCTGGGCCTGTCGCTGCCCATCGGGGTGGCCGCTTCCATCTATCTGGAAGAGTTTGCCAGGAAGAACCGCTTCACCGATATGATCGAGGTGAATATCAACAATCTGGCCGCAGTGCCCTCTATTGTCTTCGGCCTTCTGGGGCTTGCCGTCTTCATCAACTTTTTCGGCCTGCCGCGCTCCGCATCGCTGGTCGGTGGCCTGGTGCTGACGCTGATGACGCTGCCCACCATCATCATCGCCACGCGCGCTGCGCTGCGCGCCGTGCCGCCTTCGATCCGCTCCGCAGCACTCGGCCTTGGCGCGTCGAAGACGCAGATGGTGTTCCACCATGTCCTGCCGCTGGCCGCCCCCGGCATTCTCACCGGCACGATCATCGGCCTTGCCCATGCGCTGGGGGAAACCGCGCCGCTTCTCCTGATCGGCATGGTGGCTTTCGTCGCCGATGTGCCTGCCACCCCGATGGACCCATCCACTGCCCGGCCGGTGCAGATTTATATGTGGGCCAATGAAGCAGAGCGCGCCTTTGTGGAACGCACGTCAGGCGCTATTATCGTCCTGCTTCTGTTTCTGGCCGTAATGAACATTGCTGCAATCATTCTACGCCGCCGCTTCGAGCGCCGCTGGTAA
- a CDS encoding cell wall hydrolase — protein MAGSVKGPNNESEPLTRAVTWKLPLLAGLIAAPFVVTGCTTTGGAGKTSFSDQTAATSHVKTVNGVKTYTYTPRDRECLERAMFFESNRSSPDGLLAVGTVVMNRLASGKYPDTICGVVGQKNQFAPGVLSRRMDSSTLPDVRAAAEAVLEGKRHPKLKNAMFFHTAGLTFPYRNMHYVLVAGGNSFYEKRNRDGSLQSPVPQEPYNLALAYSPQAPSVPQELSYDVTLPQTVPIPTEAPTVQVALARALDAEHNSGLGPQARGDRLVRHRGVRAQAQGQAQGQTQAQTQLAAYQPMQAQFDTSAPANSSASLGYAAADQKHVDAIGALLLKQDRPESPL, from the coding sequence ATGGCTGGATCAGTTAAGGGTCCTAACAATGAGAGTGAGCCATTGACGCGCGCTGTAACGTGGAAATTGCCCCTTCTTGCCGGGTTGATCGCAGCGCCTTTCGTGGTGACAGGCTGCACGACGACCGGAGGCGCTGGGAAGACCAGCTTCAGCGATCAGACGGCGGCAACCAGCCACGTCAAGACGGTTAACGGCGTCAAGACCTACACTTATACACCGCGCGACCGGGAATGCCTTGAACGCGCAATGTTCTTTGAATCCAACCGCTCCAGCCCCGATGGCCTTCTTGCCGTGGGCACCGTGGTGATGAACCGCCTCGCTTCGGGGAAATATCCCGATACGATCTGCGGTGTCGTCGGGCAGAAGAACCAGTTTGCGCCGGGCGTTCTCTCGCGCCGCATGGATTCCAGCACGCTGCCCGATGTGCGGGCGGCAGCCGAAGCCGTTCTGGAAGGCAAGCGCCACCCCAAGCTCAAGAACGCCATGTTCTTCCACACGGCCGGGCTGACCTTCCCATACCGCAACATGCATTACGTGCTGGTTGCGGGCGGAAACTCCTTCTATGAAAAGCGCAACCGCGACGGCTCGCTCCAGAGCCCGGTTCCGCAAGAGCCTTACAATCTGGCTCTGGCCTATTCGCCGCAAGCGCCGTCTGTCCCGCAGGAACTGTCTTATGACGTGACCCTGCCGCAGACCGTACCAATCCCGACCGAGGCGCCGACCGTGCAGGTTGCGCTGGCGCGGGCTTTGGATGCAGAACATAATTCCGGCCTTGGTCCGCAGGCCCGTGGCGACCGCCTGGTACGCCATCGCGGCGTTCGGGCGCAAGCACAGGGTCAGGCACAGGGCCAGACGCAGGCACAGACTCAGCTTGCCGCTTATCAGCCGATGCAGGCTCAGTTCGATACGTCTGCTCCGGCAAATTCCTCTGCGTCGCTTGGCTATGCAGCGGCGGACCAGAAACATGTCGATGCCATTGGCGCGCTTCTGCTCAAGCAGGATCGCCCCGAATCGCCTCTATAA
- the phoU gene encoding phosphate signaling complex protein PhoU — MPSQHTVRAYDEELKYLTHKIAEMGGHAERMVEQSVAAIVNADNALAQRVISDDLILDASEREIDDKAVMIIAKRQPMAVDLREIIGSIRISADLERVGDLGKNIAKRVAAVSESRQPVKLYRGLETLAELALTQLKEVLDAYASRSVQQINVVRDRDDEIDAMYTSLFRELLTYMMEDPRNISACTHLLFCAKNIERIGDHATNIAETVYYIVTGLQMPAERPKEDLSHGIVVDEARKP; from the coding sequence ATGCCGTCCCAGCATACCGTTCGCGCTTATGACGAAGAGCTGAAATATCTCACGCACAAGATTGCCGAAATGGGCGGTCATGCGGAGCGTATGGTCGAGCAATCGGTCGCAGCCATTGTCAATGCCGACAATGCGCTGGCCCAGCGTGTCATTTCCGACGACCTCATCCTCGATGCGAGCGAGCGCGAGATCGACGACAAGGCTGTGATGATTATCGCCAAGCGCCAGCCCATGGCCGTGGACCTGCGGGAAATCATCGGCTCGATCCGCATTTCCGCCGATCTGGAGCGCGTGGGCGACCTTGGCAAGAATATCGCCAAGCGCGTTGCCGCCGTGTCGGAATCGCGCCAGCCGGTGAAACTCTATCGTGGCCTCGAAACCCTGGCAGAGCTTGCCCTCACCCAGCTCAAGGAAGTGCTGGACGCCTATGCCTCGCGTTCGGTGCAGCAGATCAATGTCGTGCGCGACCGCGACGACGAGATCGATGCAATGTATACTTCGCTCTTTCGTGAGCTGTTGACTTACATGATGGAAGATCCGCGCAATATTTCCGCCTGCACACATCTTCTGTTCTGCGCAAAGAATATCGAACGCATTGGCGATCACGCCACCAATATTGCCGAAACAGTTTATTATATCGTCACTGGCCTGCAAATGCCGGCCGAGCGCCCCAAGGAAGACCTGAGCCACGGCATCGTCGTGGACGAGGCGCGTAAACCCTGA
- the dps gene encoding DNA starvation/stationary phase protection protein Dps: MPKKSMHATRNDLPSNTKTTMIALLNENLAATIDLALITKQAHWNLKGPQFIAVHEMLDGFRAELDDHVDTIAERAVQIGGTAYGTTQVVVKESRLKPYPTDIYAVHDHLVALIERYGDVANLVRKSIKDADDAGDDDTADIFTAASRSLDKALWFLEAHVQESN; this comes from the coding sequence ATGCCGAAGAAGTCGATGCATGCAACCCGCAACGATCTTCCCTCCAATACCAAGACGACGATGATCGCGCTGCTCAACGAGAATCTTGCCGCAACAATCGATCTTGCCCTCATCACCAAGCAGGCGCACTGGAACCTCAAGGGACCGCAATTCATCGCCGTGCATGAAATGCTCGATGGTTTCCGCGCAGAACTCGACGACCATGTGGACACGATTGCCGAACGTGCCGTGCAGATCGGCGGAACGGCCTATGGTACAACCCAGGTCGTGGTGAAGGAATCCAGACTGAAGCCTTACCCGACCGACATTTATGCCGTCCACGACCATCTGGTGGCACTGATCGAACGCTATGGTGATGTTGCCAATCTGGTGCGCAAATCGATCAAGGATGCAGACGACGCGGGTGACGACGACACGGCAGATATTTTCACCGCCGCATCGCGCAGCCTCGACAAGGCACTCTGGTTCCTCGAAGCGCATGTGCAGGAAAGCAATTAA
- the pstB gene encoding phosphate ABC transporter ATP-binding protein PstB — translation MNLMAERSLENAVGEKMNATASSIKMRGEKVCVFYGEKQALFDVDLDIPEKMVTALIGPSGCGKSTFLRSLNRMNDTIEGCRIAGRITLDNEDIYDPRLDVVELRARVGMVFQKPNPFPKSIYENVAYGPRIHGLARSKAELEEIVVTSLQKASLFEEVKDRLHDAGTGLSGGQQQRLCIARAIAVSPEVILMDEPCSALDPIATAKVEELIDELRQNFTIVIVTHSMQQAARVSQRTAMFHLGNLVEVGDTEMMFTAPTEKRTQDYITGRFG, via the coding sequence ATGAATCTGATGGCCGAACGATCTCTCGAAAATGCCGTAGGAGAAAAAATGAACGCCACCGCCAGTTCCATCAAGATGCGCGGCGAAAAGGTCTGCGTGTTCTATGGCGAGAAACAGGCTCTTTTCGATGTCGATCTCGATATTCCTGAAAAGATGGTCACTGCACTGATCGGCCCGTCCGGCTGCGGCAAATCCACCTTCCTGCGTTCGCTTAACCGCATGAACGACACGATCGAAGGCTGCCGCATTGCTGGCCGGATCACCCTCGACAATGAGGATATCTACGATCCCCGCCTCGATGTGGTGGAACTGCGCGCCCGCGTCGGCATGGTGTTCCAGAAGCCGAACCCGTTCCCGAAATCGATCTATGAAAACGTGGCCTACGGCCCGCGCATTCACGGCCTTGCCCGCTCGAAGGCGGAGCTTGAGGAAATCGTGGTGACGAGCCTCCAGAAGGCGAGCCTGTTCGAGGAAGTGAAGGACCGTCTTCACGATGCGGGCACGGGCCTTTCCGGTGGCCAGCAGCAGCGCCTGTGCATTGCGCGCGCCATCGCCGTCAGCCCGGAAGTGATCCTGATGGATGAACCCTGCTCGGCGCTCGATCCCATCGCCACCGCGAAAGTGGAGGAACTGATCGACGAACTGCGCCAGAACTTCACCATCGTCATCGTGACGCACTCCATGCAGCAGGCCGCGCGCGTTTCGCAGCGCACCGCCATGTTCCATCTGGGCAATCTGGTGGAAGTGGGCGACACGGAGATGATGTTCACCGCGCCGACCGAAAAGCGCACGCAGGATTATATCACCGGACGCTTCGGCTGA